The sequence ATTCTTGTCTTTTCTCTCAATAAAATCTACAAGACCTATTTAAGCATCTTCCATAGGGACTTATTTGATTTAGCAGATTTTTTCACTACATCGGTTTTAATGCCTCTAGGTGGGTTGGCGTCTGTGCTTTTTGTGGGTTGGATCATTGGTAAGGATAAATTGCGCCAAATCACCACCCACTTTTTGAGCGATGGTCTCTTTACCCTTTGGCTATTTTTATTAAAATTCATTGCCCCCCTAGTCATTTTGGCGATTTGGGTGGTGAAAATCGTGCAGGGGTAAGGATGGGCTTTTCTAAACTCGGTTTTATCCTAGCCACTCTAGGCAGCTCGATAGGCTTAGGGCACATTTGGCGTTTCCCCTACATGGCGGGCGAGCATGGCGGAGGGGCGTTTGTTTTGCTTTACTTGGTTTTAACTTTAACACTGGGCGTGGCGATGCTCTTGGCGGACATGCTCATTGGCAATTTAGGGCGCAAAGATGTGGTTTCTTGCTACAAACACCTAAACACAAAGCATAAAAAGCTTTGGGGGTTTAGTGCCTTTTTTTTGCTAGGTGGTCCTATTATCTTGTCTTTCTACACCGTGGTTTTGGGTTGGGTATTGTTCTATTTGGTGAAAGTAAGCTTTGCGCTGCCCTCCACGCTTGAAGCCTCTAAGACCCTGTTTAGTCATTTAAGTTCTGTGGATTTATTTTGGCAAATCATGGGCTTTAGCGTGTGGCTGTGGCTCACCGTGTGGATTGTGTCTAGGGGGATTAAAGAGGGGATTGAAAAACTTAGCCTGTGGCTCATGCCCTTGTTGTTTCTTGTCTTCATTGGTTTACTTTTTTACGCCATGAATATGTCTAGTTTTTCTCAAGGGTGGCACTATATGTTTGACTTTAAAACTTCTAAAATCACCCTTAAGGTCTTGATGGATGCTCTAGGGCAGATGTTCTTTTCTTTGAGTTTGGGGGTGGGCACCATCACCACTTACGCCGCTTTTACAAAGTCTAATGAAAATCTTTTGGGCAGTTCTTTATGGGTGGTTTTGCCCGGGATTGCCATTTCTTTAATCGCCGGACTGATGATCTTCACTTTTATTTTTAAATTTAATGGCACACCCTCTCAAGGTGTGGGGCTCGTCTTTATCTCTCTACCCCTAGTTTTTCACCAAATGGGTTTGGCTGGCTCTGTTGTGGCGGTGTTTTTCTTTCTCGCCTTGATCTTTGCGGGTATCACCTCCACAGTTTCGCTTCTAGAGCCCACCGTGCTTTACCTCACAAGCCATTTTAAATACAGCCGGACTAAGGCTTGTGTCCTTGTAGGGGGACTTACCTATCTTTTAGGCTTGTTGGTGATTTTATCTACACATAAGGACTACAGCCATGCCCTCACCTTTTGGGGTAGAAATGTCTTTGATTGGGCGGATTTTAGCACTTCAGCGGTGTTAATGCCCCTTGGGGGGTTGTTCTCTCTGATCTTTTTAGGCTATTTCATGGATAAAAAGCGCATTTACAAGTCTAGTAAACGCTTTTTGAGCCGTTTGGGCTTTTCATTTTGGTTCTTTGGGGTGCGCTTTGTGGCGCCTGTGGCGGTGCTCTTAATTTTAATTTTACAATTTAAGAAAAATGCGTAGGGCTCTCTTACTACTAAGCCTCTTTGGTGCGCTCAAAGCCGATAACCGCCTAAGCCCCACACAGATCAAAAACAAGGGCATCACCACCACCACCTATCAAGACTTTTACAAGCCTTGGTATTACAGCCTCAAAAACAGCTGGGAGATCGCCCCTAGAAAGCCTAAGAAACACAATCTCTTTTTAGACTTGGCGAAAAAATATCTACAAATCATCGATTACCGCGGGACCTACTTCATGCCCGCTTATTACAGCTTCACGCCCATTTACCAGTGGTACCACCCTGACATCAACCGCTACCAGCCCATAGAGTTTAAATTCCAAGTCAGCTTTAAAATGCCCGTGATCCGCAACTTCCTCTACACTAGGGGCATTTTATACCTCGCTTACACCCAAACGAATTGGTTTCAAATCTACAACAACCCCCAAAGTGCGCCCATGCGTATGGTCAATTACATGCCCGAATTGATTTACATTTATCCGCTCAAAATCCCCCTATTTACAGAAAAATTAGGGAATTTTACAGAGTTTTGGATCGGCTGGCAACACATTTCTAACGGCATCGGGGGTAGGCAGTGCTTCCAACCCTATCGCGACGGCAATGCCCTTGGACCCTTTCCTGGAACACCCGTTCATATTACAGAAGAGGATAAGCAAGTGATCATGCAAGCGGGGGACTTGATGGAGGGTGCCGCTCAGTGAGCGCCGGGCAACGCCCCGTGTTCCACTTGGTGTGGCAAAAGGGCGGACTCAAGCTCAACGTCGCCTATTGGCCCTACATCCCCTACAACCAATCTAACCCTAATCTCATTGACTACATGGGCTATGGCAACGCTTGGCTGGATTACCGCCGGGGCCGCCACCATTTTGAAATGCGCATTTACGACCTTTTCACACGCTATTGGGAGTTTAAACGCTGGCATGGGGCGATCCGCCTAAGTTACACCTACCGCATCAACTCCTTTGTGGGGCTTTACATCCAATATTTCAACGGCTATGGAGACGGGCTTTATGAATACGATGTCTTCTCCAACCGCCTAGGCGTGGGGATTCGCCTCAACCCCTAGTCTTTAAATAGTCCTTGACATTTTCGATTGTCGCCACAATGAGCTTTTTAATCGTGTCGCCATAGCCCCACGCAATGTGGGGGGTGAGTAGTAGCTTACCTTGTATAGCGGGGTTTAAAAAGGGGTGATGAGGACGCATAGGCTCTTGCTCTAGCACATCGGTAGCAAAGTAAAAATCACGTGTTTCTAGCTCTTTTGCCACTGCCTCTTCATTGACGATCCCCCCCCGCCCGACATTGATTAAAATAGCCTTGTCTTTAAGTAGCTTTAACTCTTTGCTGTCTATGAGATTGTGCGTTTGGGCGTTTAGGGGGGCGTGGATAGAGATCACATCGCTTGTTTTAAGCAAGTCCTCTAGGGATTTTTGCGGATAGGTGGGATCGTTGTTGCGCCCGCTGGTAGAAGTGTAGCTCACCTTTGCCCCAAAGCCTGTGGCAATGCGGGCGACATTCTTGCCGATTGTGCCTAGCCCCACAATCCCCCATTCTTTGTTCTCTAAAGACATTAAGTCCTTGTTAAAGTGGGTGAAAATCTCGCTCTTGCAATACTCCCCGCTTTTGCAATATCTGTCGTAATAAGCCATGTTCGAGAGCAGGCTAAAGGCTAGGGCGAAGGTGTGCATGGTAACGCTGTGCGTAGAGTAGCCCACCACATTTTTTACCACAATGCCTAGCTCTTTAGCCACCTCTAAATCGATCATGTTCATGCCCGTAGCCGTGATACAAATACATTTGAGCTTGGGCAGTTGCTTTAAAATGTCCCCGCTCATCTGCACCTTGTTTAAAACCACAATCTCGGCATCCTTGCACCTTTCAAGCACCAAATCCTGCGGTGTGCCCGGGTAGGACACCATTTCTACAAATTCAGCCAAAGCGTCTAACTTATTCTTACGCCCTAAAGACAGGGCTTCTAACACCACAGCTAGCGGTTTCATTCAAAAATCACCATGCTGGGGTTAATGTCATTGCCATAAATGGGTTTTAAAGTCGCATCGTAGGCTTCTTTCATAAAGCCCTCCTTTGTGAGTTTGTCGATCTCGTTATTCAGCCATTCTAAGAGTTCTTTATGCCCCTTTTTCACCGCTGGGGCGATCACATCTTGGTCGCCTAGACTGGGGATACCCACCTTAAATTCGGGGTTCTTTTTCACCCACGCAAACAAAAGGGTGTTGTCGTGGGCTAGGGCTGGTCCGCGGTTGTCCTTTAGAGCCAAAAAGGTTTCGGTGTTTTGGTCGTATTTGAGTAAGGATATGCTAGGGTAATGCTTAGAAAAGAAAAAGTCCGCCGTTGTGCCTTTATTAACAATCAAGGGCTTACCCTTTAAATCCTCAATGCTTTTAATCACCCCGTCCTTAGACACCACGCCCAAAGCGACTTTCATATAAGGCTTGGCAAAATCCACCACCTCAGCCCTTTCTTTGGTTTTGGTGAAGTTCGCCATAATGACATCGACTTTATTCGCCTTTAAAAACTCCACCCGAGCGGCCGCCTCTACGGGGATAAATTGGATTTTCTTAGCATCGCCTAATAAATCCTTAGCCATGCGTCTTGCGATATAGACATCAAAGCCTTGAAACTGCCCCTTGCTATCCATATACCCAAAGGGGGGTTTGTCGCTAAACACGCCCACCCGTAAAATGCCCTTTTCTTTAATGCTCGCAAGCGTGCCCTCCTCTGCCTTTGCCTTGTGGTTCGAGCACCCCACAAAGGCAAGCATCGCCACAAAGGCTAGGCTAAAAACTTTCAATAAACGCACAAAATCTCCTTAAAATAAAATCCCCCTAAAAGCCCACAGCATAGCACCAAAAAATTAACAGCCCCCCAAAAAGTGAAAAATGTCTAAGAATTTACGCGCCCGATTAGACTTAGGGTTTTCAAAAAACTCTGTGGGCGGGGCTTGCTCTACTACCAAACCCTCGTCAAAAAACACCACTCTATGCGCCACTTTTCTAGCAAACTTCATCTCATGTGTTACAATCACCATGCTCATGCCCTCCTCTGCTAGCTCTAAAATCACTTCTAACACCTCTTTTACCATTTCAGGGTCAAGGCTGGCGGTAACTTCATCAAATAGCATCACTTCAGGTTGCATGCAAAGAGCCCTTACAATGGCAACCCTTTGCTTTTGCCCTCCGCTTAGCTCTCTTGAATACGCCTGCATTTTATGCTCCAGCCCCACGCGTTTTAACAGGGTGTGGGCTTGCTGTGTAACCTCCTCTTTAGGGCGTTTTTGCACTTTCATGGGGGCTAGTAGGATATTTTGCAAGACGCTTAAATGGGGGAAGAGCTCGTAATTTTGAAAGACCATGCCGATTTTTTGACGCACCTTGCCCCAATCCTTGCTGTGGGCGATTTGTTCCCCATTAAAGAGGATTTGCCCGCCTTGTATTTCCTCTAGCCCATTCAAGCACCTTAAAAACGAGCTTTTGCCACAGCCACTAGGGCCCAAAATCACCACCGCCTCCCCTTTCTCTAGGCTAAAATCAATGCCCTTTAAAACTTCGTGATCGCCGTAGCGTTTTTTTAAACCGATGGTTTGCAAGATTGCCATTTAGCCTCTATTGTGTTGGTATTTTTTCTCTAAGTGTTGGCTGAGGTAGGATAGGGGGTAGCACAGTGCAAAGTAAAGGATAAAAATCAGCCCATAGACATAAAAGCTCGCATGGGGCATGTGGATTAAATTGACCTCTATGATTTGTTGCCCGACTTTGAGCAAATCGATCGCCCCGATGAGAGAGATTAAAGCTGTGGTTTTAACCATGCGGGTGAAGAGATTTACGCTTGAAGGCAACAAGGCTAAAAAGGCTTGGGGGAATAAAATATATAAAGTGATTTGCAAGGGTTTTAGCCCTAAAGCAGTGGCACTTTGGCTTTGGTGTTTGGCAATGGAAGTTAAAGCCCCCTTGTTAAGTCCATCATCTCCGCCACCCCCACAGACTAAAGACGACCACCCCCGCCATAAACGCCCCAAAGTGCAAATTAAAGAGCGAAGCGAGCCCAAAATACACGATAAACAGCCACACCAATAAAGGGACAATCCGCACCGCCTCCAAATACACCCGACACGCTAATTTAACCCACCGCCCCCAAATGCCATCAATACGCCCAAAGAGAGCCCCCACGAGTGAAAAGAAAATAGAAATCAAGGCTAGGGCTAAAGTCGTGCCTAGCCCCTCCGCCAAACGCCCTAGATTGTCGGCGTTAAAAAGTTGTAAGACTTCTAGCATGCCCTGCCCTTGTAGTGTTTTTCTAGACGGGTGAAAAGTAGGCTTAAGGGCAAGAGCACGACCAAGTAAGCAAGCACCAATAAAACCAACGCCTCATTCGTCTTGTAGTAAATGCCAATCAAGTCCTTTGCCACAAACATTAAATCCGCTAGGGCAATCGCGCTTACCACAGAAGTTTCTTTGAGTAAGAAAATCACATTCGCCCCCAAAGAAGGCAGAGAAATCGCCAAACTTTGGGGCAATAAGACATAATACAAACTCTGCCACCTAGAGAGCCCCAAACTTAAAGCACTTTCAAACTGCACCT is a genomic window of Helicobacter sp. NHP19-012 containing:
- a CDS encoding D-2-hydroxyacid dehydrogenase, with product MKPLAVVLEALSLGRKNKLDALAEFVEMVSYPGTPQDLVLERCKDAEIVVLNKVQMSGDILKQLPKLKCICITATGMNMIDLEVAKELGIVVKNVVGYSTHSVTMHTFALAFSLLSNMAYYDRYCKSGEYCKSEIFTHFNKDLMSLENKEWGIVGLGTIGKNVARIATGFGAKVSYTSTSGRNNDPTYPQKSLEDLLKTSDVISIHAPLNAQTHNLIDSKELKLLKDKAILINVGRGGIVNEEAVAKELETRDFYFATDVLEQEPMRPHHPFLNPAIQGKLLLTPHIAWGYGDTIKKLIVATIENVKDYLKTRG
- a CDS encoding sodium-dependent transporter, which produces MGFSKLGFILATLGSSIGLGHIWRFPYMAGEHGGGAFVLLYLVLTLTLGVAMLLADMLIGNLGRKDVVSCYKHLNTKHKKLWGFSAFFLLGGPIILSFYTVVLGWVLFYLVKVSFALPSTLEASKTLFSHLSSVDLFWQIMGFSVWLWLTVWIVSRGIKEGIEKLSLWLMPLLFLVFIGLLFYAMNMSSFSQGWHYMFDFKTSKITLKVLMDALGQMFFSLSLGVGTITTYAAFTKSNENLLGSSLWVVLPGIAISLIAGLMIFTFIFKFNGTPSQGVGLVFISLPLVFHQMGLAGSVVAVFFFLALIFAGITSTVSLLEPTVLYLTSHFKYSRTKACVLVGGLTYLLGLLVILSTHKDYSHALTFWGRNVFDWADFSTSAVLMPLGGLFSLIFLGYFMDKKRIYKSSKRFLSRLGFSFWFFGVRFVAPVAVLLILILQFKKNA
- a CDS encoding amino acid ABC transporter ATP-binding protein, coding for MAILQTIGLKKRYGDHEVLKGIDFSLEKGEAVVILGPSGCGKSSFLRCLNGLEEIQGGQILFNGEQIAHSKDWGKVRQKIGMVFQNYELFPHLSVLQNILLAPMKVQKRPKEEVTQQAHTLLKRVGLEHKMQAYSRELSGGQKQRVAIVRALCMQPEVMLFDEVTASLDPEMVKEVLEVILELAEEGMSMVIVTHEMKFARKVAHRVVFFDEGLVVEQAPPTEFFENPKSNRARKFLDIFHFLGGC
- a CDS encoding cysteine ABC transporter substrate-binding protein, whose protein sequence is MLAFVGCSNHKAKAEEGTLASIKEKGILRVGVFSDKPPFGYMDSKGQFQGFDVYIARRMAKDLLGDAKKIQFIPVEAAARVEFLKANKVDVIMANFTKTKERAEVVDFAKPYMKVALGVVSKDGVIKSIEDLKGKPLIVNKGTTADFFFSKHYPSISLLKYDQNTETFLALKDNRGPALAHDNTLLFAWVKKNPEFKVGIPSLGDQDVIAPAVKKGHKELLEWLNNEIDKLTKEGFMKEAYDATLKPIYGNDINPSMVIFE